The proteins below are encoded in one region of Corynebacterium sphenisci DSM 44792:
- a CDS encoding biotin carboxylase N-terminal domain-containing protein, whose protein sequence is MSDHDHSPAPTGAPGIGPVLVANRGEIARRVIHAARLRGIGTVAVHSDADAAAPFVAEADCAVRLPGVSPADTYLDAGRILAAARAAGARAIHPGYGFLSENAAFARAVIDAGLTWIGPPPEAIEAMGSKTRAKEMMAAAGVPVLDDLALEEVTGAHLPVLVKASAGGGGRGMRVVANLDELVREHAAAAAEAGGAFGDDTVFIERFIASGRHIEVQLIADGHGGVWAVGERECSIQRRHQKVIEEAPSPLVEAVDGMRDRLFDAARAAARAVGYAGAGTVEFLADAEGGFFFLEMNTRLQVEHPVTEATTGLDLVGLQFDIAAGLPLPAERPPAARGWAVEARLYAEDPAHDYRPASGELLRLALDDVVSSFSGPEKPGIRLDSGVAPAPGAPATVGTDYDAMLAKVISYAPTRAEAVARLSAALRRGRIHGLGVNRDLLVRVLDDPGFRAGEFDTSFLDAGRLAAYAAPLVAGRDLRLALFAAAVALEDASAEALPTPAAPVGFRTVGRAGSTTILLLAGEEQEVRLIRDRRGTAHGAGDLDGAAVVESRPLAEGEWTSRGGVRSRLVRIADGGVTRPFTVTAYPGGAIAVDQPAGSVQLVHPPRHPDLALAAAEGSLLAPMPGSVLSVRLAVGDRVAAGDVLLSMEAMKMEHGIRAGVDGVVAELPVAVGDQVAAGTVLAVVHEDEEE, encoded by the coding sequence ATGAGCGACCACGACCACTCCCCCGCCCCGACCGGCGCCCCCGGCATCGGCCCGGTGCTGGTGGCCAACCGCGGCGAAATCGCCCGGCGGGTCATCCACGCCGCCCGGCTGCGCGGCATCGGCACCGTCGCCGTGCACTCCGACGCCGACGCGGCGGCCCCCTTCGTCGCCGAGGCGGACTGCGCGGTGCGCCTGCCCGGCGTCAGTCCCGCGGACACCTACCTGGACGCGGGGCGGATCCTCGCCGCGGCGCGGGCCGCCGGGGCGCGCGCCATCCACCCCGGCTACGGCTTCCTCTCCGAGAACGCCGCCTTCGCCCGGGCGGTCATCGACGCGGGCCTGACCTGGATCGGCCCGCCCCCGGAGGCCATCGAGGCGATGGGCTCGAAGACCCGCGCCAAGGAGATGATGGCCGCCGCCGGGGTGCCGGTGCTCGACGACCTCGCCCTCGAGGAGGTCACCGGGGCCCACCTGCCGGTGCTGGTGAAGGCCTCCGCCGGCGGCGGCGGCCGCGGGATGCGGGTGGTGGCGAACCTCGACGAGCTGGTGCGCGAGCACGCCGCCGCCGCCGCGGAGGCCGGCGGCGCCTTCGGCGACGACACCGTCTTCATCGAGCGCTTCATCGCCTCCGGGCGGCATATCGAGGTCCAGCTCATCGCCGACGGCCACGGCGGGGTGTGGGCGGTCGGCGAGCGGGAGTGCTCCATCCAACGCCGCCACCAGAAGGTCATCGAGGAGGCGCCCAGCCCCCTGGTGGAGGCCGTCGACGGGATGCGCGACCGGCTCTTCGACGCCGCCCGGGCCGCCGCCCGGGCGGTGGGCTACGCTGGCGCCGGCACCGTGGAGTTCCTCGCCGACGCCGAGGGCGGGTTCTTCTTCCTGGAGATGAACACCCGGCTGCAGGTGGAGCACCCGGTCACCGAGGCCACCACCGGCCTGGACCTGGTCGGGCTGCAATTCGACATCGCCGCCGGGCTGCCGCTGCCCGCCGAGCGGCCCCCGGCCGCCCGCGGCTGGGCGGTGGAGGCCCGGCTCTACGCCGAGGACCCCGCCCACGACTACCGGCCCGCCTCCGGGGAGCTGCTGCGACTGGCCCTCGACGACGTGGTCTCGTCCTTCTCCGGGCCGGAGAAGCCCGGGATCCGCCTGGACTCCGGGGTGGCGCCCGCGCCGGGGGCGCCGGCGACGGTGGGCACCGACTACGACGCGATGCTCGCCAAGGTGATCTCCTACGCCCCCACCCGCGCCGAGGCGGTGGCGCGGCTCTCCGCGGCGCTGCGCCGCGGCCGGATCCACGGCCTTGGCGTCAACCGGGATCTGCTGGTCCGGGTCCTCGACGATCCCGGGTTCCGGGCCGGGGAGTTCGACACCTCCTTCCTCGACGCCGGCCGGCTGGCGGCCTACGCGGCGCCCCTGGTCGCCGGCCGGGATCTGCGGCTGGCGCTCTTCGCCGCCGCGGTCGCCCTGGAGGACGCCTCCGCCGAGGCGCTGCCCACCCCGGCCGCGCCCGTCGGCTTCCGCACCGTCGGCCGGGCCGGCTCGACCACCATCCTGCTGCTCGCCGGGGAGGAGCAGGAGGTGCGCCTCATCCGGGACCGCCGGGGGACGGCGCACGGCGCCGGCGATCTCGATGGCGCCGCCGTGGTGGAGTCCCGGCCCCTCGCCGAGGGCGAGTGGACCAGCCGCGGCGGGGTGCGCAGCCGCCTGGTGCGGATCGCCGACGGCGGGGTCACCCGGCCGTTCACCGTCACCGCCTACCCGGGCGGGGCGATCGCGGTGGACCAGCCGGCGGGGTCCGTGCAGCTGGTGCACCCGCCGCGGCACCCGGACCTGGCGCTCGCCGCCGCGGAGGGCTCCCTGCTGGCGCCCATGCCCGGATCGGTGCTCTCGGTGCGCCTCGCCGTCGGCGACCGGGTCGCCGCCGGGGATGTGCTGCTGTCCATGGAGGCGATGAAGATGGAGCACGGCATCCGCGCCGGCGTCGACGGGGTGGTCGCCGAACTGCCCGTCGCGGTCGGCGACCAGGTCGCCGCCGGGACCGTGCTCGCCGTGGTCCACGAGGACGAGGAGGAATGA